A genomic region of Coregonus clupeaformis isolate EN_2021a unplaced genomic scaffold, ASM2061545v1 scaf0010, whole genome shotgun sequence contains the following coding sequences:
- the LOC121551487 gene encoding galactose-3-O-sulfotransferase 2-like: MTLRWLSTQLWRHRVMGLLMALCVTLLLMLLATQSLQHPSHYSGHKGHKVEERGALSDDASPNTPIPSHTAPNRRKEVQTPDLQHQRDPNGYTFMRTRRSPPPVAFLKTHKTGSSTVQNLMFRLGEKESLTFAFPYYAYQFSYPDRFRADFVDELPPGSSQFDMLCSHMRLDLGQLRQVMPRNTIYITLLRDPLRTFESVFSYYTSTVPAFTLAKKAADTANRKSALSVFLEATESYWDPKEPGNGLARNPMSFDLGLSSQEWNASWPMELAQLEEAFQLVMIAEHFDESLVLLGALLQLEPEELAYVHLNVRAPSDVTPLEEDTKARLRAWNSLDVLLYNLFLQVFWEKAEQYGLGRLNREVALLRASTQRLRQKCVARGGVPPGELEDLVRPWQTDTVTILGYEVRGNLTLQEEGLCVRLVLPELQYHSHLYFQQYGHDMRSIPTD; the protein is encoded by the exons ATGACCCTCCGCTGGTTGTCCACCCAACTTTGGAGACACCGTGTGATGGGTCTCCTGATGGCTTTGTGTGTCACCTTGTTACTCATGCTCCTGGCTACTCAGTCATTGCAGCATCCAAG CCACTATTCTGGGCACAAGGGCCataaggtggaggagaggggagcacTTTCCGATGATGCTTCTCCTAACACACCCATCCCATCCCACACTGCCCCTAACAGGAGGAAGGAGGTTCAGACCCCCGATCTGCAGCATCAAAGAGACCCCAATGGGTACACCTTTATGAGGACAAGGAGGAGCCCTCCGCCTGTAGCTTTCCTCAAAACACACAAGACTGGAAGCAGCACTGTCCAGAATCTGATGTTCCGCCTTGGGGAGAAGGAGAGCCTCACTTTCGCCTTCCCCTATTACGCATACCAGTTCAGCTACCCAGATAG GTTCCGAGCAGACTTTGTGGATGAGCTGCCACCGGGTTCCTCTCAGTTCGACATGCTCTGCAGCCACATGCGGCTGGACCTGGGACAGCTAAGACAGGTGATGCCCAGGAACACCATCTACATCACCCTGCTGCGTGATCCTCTACGGACCTTTGAGTCCGTTTTCAGCTACTATACTTCCACTGTACCCGCCTTCACTCTAGCCAAAAAGGCAGCTGACACGGCTAACAGGAAGTCAGCCCTCTCGGTCTTCCTGGAGGCCACAGAGTCCTACTGGGACCCTAAAGAACCGGGGAATGGCCTAGCCAGGAACCCTATGAGCTTTGACCTGGGCCTCAGCAGCCAGGAGTGGAACGCGTCCTGGCCCATGGAGCTGGCTCAGCTGGAGGAGGCCTTCCAGCTGGTGATGATCGCTGAGCACTTTGATGAGTCTCTGGTTCTCCTGGGGGCTCTGCTGCAGCTGGAGCCTGAGGAGCTGGCCTATGTGCACCTGAACGTCCGCGCTCCCTCGGATGTCACCCCGCTGGAGGAGGACACCAAGGCCAGGCTCCGGGCCTGGAACAGTCTGGATGTGCTGCTCTACAACTTATTTCTGCAGGTGTTCTGGGAGAAAGCTGAGCAGTATGGCCTGGGGAGACTGAACAGGGAGGTGGCCCTGCTGAGGGCCTCCACACAGAGGCTCAGACAGAAGTGTGTGGCCAGGGGAGGGGTGCCCCCTGGTGAGCTGGAGGACCTGGTCAGGCCCTGGCAGACCGACACAGTCACCATCCTGGGATACGAGGTACGAGGGAACCTGACTCTGCAGGAAGAGGGGCTCTGTGTGCGACTAGTGCTGCCTGAGCTACAGTACCACTCTCACCTCTATTTCCAGCAGTATGGCCATGACATGAGGTCCATACCTACAGATTAA